CACTACCTCTCTCCACAAAGTTTCCATCTTTTAGGATTAGGATTTCCTTGGCAATCGCTTCTACGTCCGATACGATATGGGTAGATAAGAGGATGATTTTATCAGCTGATAGCTCACTGATAATATTTCTGAATTTCACCCTTTCCTTGGGATCCAGTCCCACGGTTGGCTCATCTAAAATCAATACTTTGGGATGATTGAGAAGTGCCTGCGCAATGCCCAGTCTTTGCTTCATACCACCCGAATAGGAAGCAATCTTCTTTTTCCGAACATCGTATAAACCAGTAAGTTTCAAAAACTTATCGCTCTCTACTCTGGCTTGTTTCTTCGTCATTCCCTTAAGAGCGGCCATATATAAAAGGAAATCGAGCCCCGTAAAGTTATGATAATAAGAAAAATCTTGAGGCAAGAATCCGAGATACTGGATATAATCTTCTGTATGTGATGCCCCATCACACTTTATCCTTCCTTGGCTCGGCTTTATGAGATCACAAATGATATTCATCAGGGTCGTCTTACCCGTACCATTTGCCCCAAGCAAACCATAAACTCCCTCAGTAAATTCACAGGAAATATCTTTGAGCACAGACTTAGAGCCATAGCTCTTGCTAATGCCTATCATTTCTAATTTCATAGATGCCCTCCATTCCAAAAAGTGCCATTAGAGATAGCAAATCACTATTTTCCCAAAATCACAAACATTATTATACTGTTATTATAACATAAATTTTTGATTAAAAGTTTTTTTAACAGACTTCAACCATTTGCAAAGTCAATCTTAACCTGCTTAGATTATAGCGCACTTTCTCCAAATAACAAGCCGAAAATCATAAACAGTCTGCATTTCATCCTAAATGGTCATTTGAAGAAAAAAACACAGCACTTGCTGGGAGCAAATGCTGGTTTTACTGAAAAAATAAAGTCAAAACTATAAAATTACAAAGAGCATAAGAAAGAATTGACCAGCAGGATATTCC
Above is a window of Streptococcus cristatus ATCC 51100 DNA encoding:
- a CDS encoding ABC transporter ATP-binding protein, producing MKLEMIGISKSYGSKSVLKDISCEFTEGVYGLLGANGTGKTTLMNIICDLIKPSQGRIKCDGASHTEDYIQYLGFLPQDFSYYHNFTGLDFLLYMAALKGMTKKQARVESDKFLKLTGLYDVRKKKIASYSGGMKQRLGIAQALLNHPKVLILDEPTVGLDPKERVKFRNIISELSADKIILLSTHIVSDVEAIAKEILILKDGNFVERGSAKELLSLIEGQVWEFRVSEREWQRFAKDYVIVNERIEPDGIVLRVISDESPVEGAQGVIPSLEDLYIYYFREEANG